A genomic window from Engraulis encrasicolus isolate BLACKSEA-1 chromosome 14, IST_EnEncr_1.0, whole genome shotgun sequence includes:
- the LOC134462580 gene encoding RING finger protein 223, with protein MAFSGVWHTQGSVGPSSYSDFRTGTPGDGQPECSICFSNYDNVFKTPKLLDCTHTFCLECLARILAISDEFKRQVKKPGERAAQISCPICRHPTAVPRNGPPALVTSREVLECLPYHLRREEHVSMMGRRLCYLSPVNPTCICIDIGASKPEPQRAGEGRGRRRRGWRGRATQAWSLCCNWKRQMILVLFMLLVLAIMAWPLACIITRRTLVSCLCCGDGLETTTPTTATPTRPFMDSGFPM; from the coding sequence ATGGCCTTCAGTGGTGTGTGGCACACCCAGGGCTCCGTAGGGCCTTCCAGCTACAGCGATTTCAGAACCGGAACACCCGGCGATGGTCAGCCGGAATGTTCCATCTGCTTCAGTAACTACGACAACGTCTTCAAGACCCCCAAGCTGCTGGACTGCACCCACACCTTCTGCCTGGAGTGCCTGGCGCGCATCCTGGCCATATCGGACGAGTTCAAGAGGCAGGTGAAGAAGCCCGGGGAGAGGGCCGCCCAGATCTCCTGCCCCATCTGCCGCCACCCCACAGCCGTGCCACGCAACGGCCCCCCGGCCCTGGTGACCAGCCGGGAGGTTCTAGAATGCCTGCCGTACCACCTGCGGAGGGAGGAGCACGTCAGCATGATGGGCAGGAGGCTCTGCTACCTCAGCCCCGTGAACCCCACCTGCATCTGCATCGACATTGGGGCCAGCAAGCCAGAGCCccagagggcaggggagggccgtgggcgcaggaggaggggctggcggGGGAGGGCCACCCAAGCATGGAGCCTCTGCTGCAACTGGAAGAGGCAGATGATCCTGGTGCTGTTCATGCTGCTAGTGCTGGCCATCATGGCCTGGCCCTTAGCCTGCATCATCACCAGGCGCACGCTGGTGAGCTGCTTGTGCTGCGGGGACGGGTTGGAAACCACCACGCCAACGACCGCTACACCGACCAGGCCGTTCATGGATTCGGGGTTCCCCATGTGA
- the LOC134462585 gene encoding uncharacterized protein LOC134462585, translating to MDDLDHSVHIAERDWDSFYEESEECGLVQPLLAHEDFTLSDNEDPASSSCLEELPTPRGTEEACPDGNTVPTANYEEGLASVTSAVNQIDHQTEMVACCSVEEQPLSNSVPVGSGDSKGVEGEASAANQDDHNILTAGAEVSSTPEEESLTECSHPVVAGGLEVEVDDVTQQEDGPISFRATAQQGVDDEATAPALEEEAPPPAAEWKEKERWFVTLDDSPVKLRCQSGGALCQQKRRKKKTSRRSTLVSGWDPCLSPETERCTDRVAESEARQDVSKTSVKRRYASDSDLPYSIAPSTIFPYVLQYQAPNLKTSDYDQKTPHSDSSGQQPLCQGQEEETCKSMNTPNVAQPMLTAEHQSIVQSPQSISDSSPIQTSKLSSEKPSGLPKTSDNSDLAPTYNMSDIRPNDMPPGHSCRAGEITQEDQGNARLHPTHDLTEEQSTQRLATFHMNGGECLSPSVDDLETQDSCLAQAFGPIRPVFAISSFWDEMEKLTINDILHLRIVHDPSSSPESGHVDENDNISDTPDSTLPNPSDNCEQDTTVPLDSLDNADSDYFTHLDDSKPDRSSCEFSTFSDFDEDLLQMVNTSSSTSPEPQDQQREPAQLQGFSDSPYPQSEVQSEHNMELSRTRGSEPELTVLFSDSGTPLLVFSDAESTLSPSGSEYNMMSLDSEIVREMYYDSGLHDEGPRTLMLAFPYEETPPDSFILAGHNIARTPSPVLSSSSLLEDSFMISFNEMIEHCEDTPFDSLFEASNSDLSLQPYSENLSVAESFDYFFSDFDDKNIFFPLNFGQQESAPKTVPIFSCSQSLVRDLTFPEVEQFLDVEEEDHCAPIHVISRFTSQQKTVPAAPDVYIYRQGGWKNMLSLRRIWLTRSGNTSSWYQRARSWMSPGMLFRPMHRSCSTAHMVPGTCSSLQVFHLGDPVLRKQALNKIRLQEQSDASVFKKKYFLFSLRQSDMCLVCIAFASWVLKSTNLQSGDTWKAALLANVSAISAIQYLRHYKRKKGQDEP from the exons ATGGATGACCTGGACCACAGTGTTCACATTGCAGAGCGGGACTGGGACAGTTTCTATGAGGAGAGCGAGGAATGCGGCCTGGTCCAGCCGCTTCTGGCCCATGAGGACTTCACTCTCAGTGACAACGAGGACCCTGCCAGCTCCTCATGCCTAGAGGAGCTGCCCACTCCCAGGGGCACAGAGGAGGCATGCCCGGATGGCAACACTGTGCCCACGGCCAACTATGAGGAGGGATTGGCATCGGTGACATCGGCAGTAAATCAAATTGACCACCAAACAGAAATGGTAGCCTGCTGTAGCGTCGAGGAACAGCCACTGTCAAATTCTGTACCGGTGGGATCAGGCGACAGCAAAGGAGTAGAGGGAGAAGCATCGGCAGCAAATCAAGACGACCACAACATACTCACAGCAGGAGCGGAAGTCTCCAGCACCCCCGAAGAAGAATCATTGACAGAATGCTCCCATCCAGTGGTGGCAGGTGGCCTTGAAGTGGAAGTAGATGATGTTACTCAGCAAGAGGATGGCCCAATTTCATTCAGagccacagcacagcagggtgTTGATGATGAAGCAACCGCCCCAGCACTAGAGGAAGAGgctccaccaccagcagcagagtggaaagagaaagagcgcTGGTTTGTGACTCTGGACGACAGCCCTGTGAAACTCCGGTGCCAGAGTGGGGGCGCCTTGTGCCAACAAAaacgaaggaaaaaaaaaacttctaggAGGTCAACCCTCGTATCAGGTTGGGATCCATGCTTGTCACCAGAAACAGAGAGATGTACAGACAGAGTAGCAGAGAGTGAGGCAAGACAAGACGTATCGAAGACAAGTGTGAAGAGGCGTTATGCCTCTGATTCAGACCTACCATATAGTATTGCTCCATCGACAATTTTCCCCTATGTACTTCAGTATCAGGCCCCCAACCTAAAAACATCTGATTATGATCAGAAAACACCTCATTCTGATTCATCTGGTCAGCAACCTCTATGCcaaggacaagaagaagaaacTTGCAAGTCAATGAACACCCCAAATGTTGCCCAACCCATGCTTACTGCTGAACATCAGAGCATTGTCCAATCACCTCAAAGCATATCAGATTCTTCACCTATTCAAACGTCCAAATTATCCTCAGAGAAACCAAGTGGTCTTCCCAAAACATCTGATAACAGTGACCTCGCACCAACATATAACATGAGTGATATACGGCCAAATGACATGCCACCAGGTCACTCTTGCAGAGCAGGAGAGATTACACAAGAGGATCAAGGCAATGCAAGATTACACCCCACACATGACCTCACTGAAGAACAGTCTACTCAGCGCTTGGCTACCTTTCACATGAATGGAGGTGAATGCCTTTCTCCATCAGTGGACGATTTGGAGACTCAGGACTCATGCCTTGCTCAAGCATTCGGGCCCATCCGCCCAGTCTTCGCAATTTCATCCTTTTGGGACGAGATGGAAAAGCTGACAATTAACGACATACTCCACCTACGAATTGTGCACGACCCATCTTCATCCCCAGAATCTGGCCACGTGGATGAAAATGACAACATCTCTGACACACCTGACAGCACCCTGCCCAACCCTTCTGACAACTGTGAACAGGACACCACCGTGCCACTGGACTCACTGGATAATGCAGACTCAGACTATTTCACCCACCTAGACGACTCCAAACCCGACCGTTCGAGCTGCGAGTTCTCCACCTTCTCCGATTTTGATGAGGATCTCCTGCAGATGGTCAACACGAGCTCCAGTACAAGCCCTGAGCCACAGGATCAGCAGAGGGAACCGGCCCAACTCCAAGGCTTTAGTGACTCACCGTACCCACAATCGGAAGTCCAGTCTGAACATAATATGGAGCTCAGTAGAACCAGGGGCTCTGAACCCGAGCTCACTGTGCTGTTCTCCGATAGCGGCACCCCACTGCTAGTCTTTTCAGATGCCGAGTCGACATTGAGCCCCAGTGGCAGTGAGTACAACATGATGTCCCTGGACTCAGAGATTGTCAGAGAGATGTACTATGATAGTGGACTGCATGACGAAGGGCCAAGGACCTTAATGTTAGCATTCCCTTACGAGGAGACACCTCCGGATTCGTTTATTTTGGCAGGCCATAACATTGCAAGAACACCATCACCTGTTCTATCAAGTTCCAGTTTACTGGAGGACTCTTTCATGATCTCCTTCAACGAGATGATTGAACACTGTGAAGACACACCCTTTGACAGCTTATTTGAGGCATCCAATTCAGACCTGTCCCTCCAACCTTACTCAGAAAATCTGTCAGTGGCAGAATCATTCGACTATTTCTTCTCAGACTTTGAtgacaaaaacattttctttCCACTGAACTTCGGGCAACAAGAAAGCGCACCCAAGACAGTCCCCATTTTCTCCTGCTCGCAATCTCTGGTGAGAGACTTAACATTTCCCGAAGTGGAGCAGTTCTTAGATGTAGAGGAGGAGGACCACTGTGCCCCAATACATGTGATATCACGCTTCACCAGCCAGCAGAAGACAGTCCCTGCTGCTCCGGATGTGTACATCTACCGTCAGGGGGGCTGGAAGAACATGCTCTCCCTCAGGAGGATCTGGTTAACTAGATCGGGGAACACCAGCAGTTGGTACCAGAGAGCCAGGTCCTGGATGTCGCCAGGGATGCTCTTCAGGCCAATGCACCGATCCTGCTCCACAGCACATATGGTCCCGGGCACCTGTTCCTCGCTGCAGGTGTTCCATCTCGGAGATCCTGTCCTCAGGAAGCAAGCGCTGAATAAGATACGACTACAAGAACAGTCTGATGCATCAGTCTTCA AAAAGAAGTACTTCCTCTTCTCCCTACGGCAATCTGACATGTGTTTGGTCTGCATTGCCTTTGCATCCTGGGTACTAAAGTCCACAAACCTACAAAGCGGAGACACATGGAAGGCGG CTCTTCTGGCAAATGTGAGTGCAATATCAGCCATTCAGTACTTGCGGCACTACAAGCGTAAAAAAGGACAAGATGAACCATAA